One genomic region from Mesorhizobium terrae encodes:
- a CDS encoding DegQ family serine endoprotease → MRSKRLSLILFCAFVALTANFVAGRAVAQEATPPATKNEPGLSDVLTDLLHGVEGNNTAGPDKRVPFGREEVQLSFAPLVKQTAPAVVNVYASQTAKVTSPFDGDPFFEEFFGRSMPRAQSSLGSGVLVDPTGVIVTNYHVIKGADEVKVALADGREFTSKVMLKDESLDLAVLKIEGDKPFPVIAIGDSDALEVGDLVLAIGNPFGVGQTTTSGIVSALARSHIGISDSGYFIQTDAAINPGNSGGALINMGGQLVGINTAIYSRSGGSIGIGFAIPANMVRAFAEAAKSGSDFFERPYIGAEFEAVTPQIAESLGMQKATGALVSSVADGGPAAKAGLKPGDVVQTLNGTVVEGIEALDYRMATLSIGSNATFGVLTKGQQQQIAIALERAPEGLKTAELMLRGRSPFAGARVADLSPRLAQRLGIRTDVKGVAVVDIERTSPAADFGFQPGDIVREVNGVTIDSAKKLEEAALQNTRWWRFTVERGGQTLRQVLRY, encoded by the coding sequence ATGCGTTCTAAGCGGCTGTCTCTCATTCTGTTTTGCGCCTTTGTGGCGCTGACGGCCAATTTTGTCGCCGGTCGCGCGGTGGCGCAGGAAGCCACGCCGCCGGCCACCAAGAACGAGCCCGGCCTGTCCGACGTGCTGACCGACCTTCTCCATGGCGTCGAGGGCAACAACACCGCTGGCCCGGACAAGCGCGTGCCGTTCGGCCGCGAGGAAGTGCAGCTGTCCTTCGCGCCGCTGGTCAAGCAGACCGCGCCCGCCGTGGTCAATGTCTATGCCTCGCAGACCGCCAAGGTGACGTCGCCGTTCGACGGCGATCCCTTCTTCGAGGAGTTCTTCGGCCGCTCGATGCCGCGCGCGCAGTCGTCGCTGGGCTCCGGCGTGCTGGTCGACCCGACCGGCGTCATCGTCACCAACTACCACGTCATCAAGGGCGCCGACGAGGTCAAGGTGGCGCTGGCCGACGGGCGCGAATTCACCTCCAAGGTGATGCTCAAGGACGAATCGCTCGATCTCGCCGTGCTCAAGATCGAGGGCGACAAGCCGTTCCCGGTCATCGCCATCGGCGATTCCGACGCGCTCGAGGTCGGCGATCTGGTGCTGGCCATCGGCAACCCGTTCGGCGTTGGCCAGACCACCACCTCCGGCATCGTCTCCGCGCTTGCCCGCAGCCATATCGGCATTTCGGATTCCGGCTATTTCATCCAGACGGACGCCGCCATCAATCCCGGCAATTCCGGCGGCGCGTTGATCAACATGGGCGGCCAGCTGGTCGGCATCAACACCGCCATCTACAGCCGCAGCGGCGGCTCGATCGGCATCGGCTTCGCCATTCCCGCCAACATGGTGCGCGCCTTCGCCGAGGCCGCCAAGTCCGGCAGCGATTTCTTCGAGCGGCCCTATATCGGCGCCGAGTTCGAGGCGGTGACGCCGCAGATCGCCGAATCGCTCGGCATGCAGAAGGCGACCGGCGCTCTGGTTTCCTCCGTCGCCGACGGCGGCCCGGCCGCCAAGGCCGGCCTGAAGCCGGGCGATGTCGTGCAGACGCTGAACGGCACCGTGGTCGAAGGCATCGAGGCGCTGGATTACCGCATGGCGACGCTGTCGATCGGCTCGAACGCCACCTTCGGCGTGCTCACCAAGGGCCAGCAGCAGCAGATCGCCATCGCGCTCGAACGCGCGCCCGAAGGCCTGAAGACCGCCGAGCTGATGTTGCGTGGCCGCAGCCCCTTCGCCGGCGCGCGGGTGGCCGATCTGTCGCCGCGGCTGGCGCAGCGTCTCGGCATCCGCACCGACGTCAAGGGCGTAGCTGTGGTCGATATCGAGCGCACCTCGCCGGCGGCGGATTTCGGCTTCCAGCCGGGCGACATCGTGCGCGAGGTCAACGGCGTCACCATCGACAGCGCCAAGAAGCTGGAAGAAGCAGCGCTGCAGAACACGCGCTGGTGGCGTTTCACCGTCGAGCGCGGCGGCCAGACGCTGCGCCAGGTGTTGCGTTACTGA
- a CDS encoding ankyrin repeat domain-containing protein → MSARVFRVFLFLVGLMTGGTLAAEAKGTAPMLIEATIAGDIAQIKAAIASGADLEQRDAKGRTALLIATHADNPEAAKLLIAAGADVNAKDDILDTPFLYAGAEGRDDILKAILATGKANLKDTNRFGGTALIPAADHGFPETVRILLGTGINIDHVNNLGWTALMEAVILGDGGPVQQEIVALLVDAGARDIPDHDGISALQHARKRGYAAIVERITEGRRPL, encoded by the coding sequence ATGTCCGCACGAGTTTTCCGCGTCTTCCTATTCCTGGTAGGTCTGATGACAGGCGGCACGCTCGCCGCCGAAGCCAAGGGGACGGCACCCATGCTGATCGAAGCGACAATCGCTGGCGACATCGCGCAGATCAAGGCGGCGATCGCTTCCGGCGCCGATCTCGAACAGCGCGATGCCAAGGGCCGCACGGCGCTGCTCATCGCCACCCATGCCGACAACCCAGAGGCGGCGAAGCTGTTGATCGCTGCCGGCGCGGACGTCAACGCCAAGGACGATATCCTCGACACGCCTTTCCTCTACGCCGGCGCGGAAGGGCGCGACGACATCCTGAAAGCCATCCTCGCCACCGGCAAGGCAAATCTCAAGGACACCAACCGCTTCGGCGGCACTGCCCTGATCCCCGCCGCCGACCACGGTTTTCCGGAGACGGTGCGCATCCTGCTTGGCACTGGCATCAACATCGACCACGTCAACAATCTTGGCTGGACGGCCTTGATGGAGGCGGTGATCCTGGGGGACGGCGGCCCGGTGCAGCAGGAGATCGTCGCGCTCCTGGTCGATGCAGGGGCCAGGGATATTCCCGACCATGATGGCATCAGCGCGCTCCAGCACGCCAGGAAGCGCGGCTACGCGGCGATCGTCGAGCGCATCACCGAAGGCCGGCGCCCGCTCTGA
- the rplQ gene encoding 50S ribosomal protein L17, which yields MRHGFKGRRFARSVSHRKSMFANLAVSLIEHEQIVTTLPKAKDLRPIVEKLVTLGKRGDLHARRQVIAQIGNEGVVKRLFDTLAPRYANRNGGYLRIMKAGFRKGDNAAMAVIEFVDRDTSAKGAADRARVEAEASETEAA from the coding sequence ATGCGCCACGGTTTCAAAGGCCGTCGTTTCGCCCGCAGTGTAAGCCACCGCAAGTCGATGTTCGCCAACCTCGCCGTGTCTCTGATCGAGCACGAGCAGATCGTCACCACCCTGCCGAAGGCGAAGGACCTGCGTCCGATCGTCGAGAAGCTGGTGACGCTCGGCAAGCGCGGCGACCTGCACGCCCGTCGTCAGGTCATCGCCCAGATCGGCAATGAAGGCGTCGTCAAGCGCCTGTTCGACACGCTGGCCCCGCGCTACGCCAACCGCAACGGCGGCTACCTGCGCATCATGAAGGCCGGCTTCCGCAAGGGCGACAACGCCGCGATGGCGGTCATCGAGTTCGTCGATCGCGACACCTCGGCCAAGGGCGCCGCTGACCGCGCCCGCGTCGAGGCAGAAGCGAGCGAGACCGAGGCCGCCTAA
- the phoA gene encoding alkaline phosphatase yields MTKLVRHSLLATAALSTLLVSGAVYGQGAADAFLERGAKGDITLHGGARRLTGEVTAELQKFINNGEVKNVILLIGDGMGDSEITVARNYAEGASGFFKGIDALPVTGQYTHYALDKKTGKPDYVTDSAASGTAWASGVKTYNNAVGVDIHEKPHKTLIELAKAAGIGTGNVSTAEIQDATPAVQVAHVTQRKCYGPSATAEKCPTNALENGGLGSISEQLLNTRADVVLGGGAKSFGETARAGDWKDKTLFDQAKERGFQIVRTADELNALSAAGNDKPVLGLFSEGNMPVRWKGPKASRYGNIEKEAVTCEPNADRTAAVPTLAAMTKKAIDLLKTNEKGFFLQVEGASIDKQDHEANPCGQIGETVDLDEAVQAALDFAKTDGKTLVIVTADHAHASQIIPNDTKAPGLTQALKTKDGSVMSVSYGNSEGDSQEHTGAQLRVAAFGPRAANFAGLTDQTDMFFTIRDALKLGN; encoded by the coding sequence ATGACCAAACTCGTTCGGCACTCGCTTTTGGCCACCGCGGCACTGTCCACGCTGCTTGTTTCCGGCGCCGTCTACGGGCAGGGCGCCGCCGATGCCTTCCTCGAACGCGGGGCCAAGGGCGACATTACCCTGCATGGCGGCGCGCGCCGCCTGACCGGCGAAGTCACCGCCGAGCTGCAGAAGTTCATCAACAATGGCGAGGTGAAGAACGTCATCCTGCTGATCGGCGACGGCATGGGCGATTCCGAGATCACCGTGGCGCGCAACTATGCCGAAGGCGCCAGCGGCTTCTTCAAGGGCATCGACGCGCTGCCCGTCACCGGCCAGTACACCCACTATGCGCTGGACAAGAAGACCGGCAAGCCGGACTATGTGACCGACTCGGCCGCTTCCGGCACCGCCTGGGCCAGCGGCGTGAAGACCTATAACAACGCCGTCGGCGTCGACATCCACGAGAAGCCGCACAAGACGCTGATCGAGCTGGCCAAGGCTGCCGGCATCGGCACCGGCAACGTCTCGACCGCCGAGATCCAGGATGCCACGCCGGCCGTGCAGGTGGCGCATGTCACCCAGCGCAAGTGCTACGGCCCGTCGGCGACCGCCGAGAAGTGCCCGACCAACGCGCTCGAGAATGGCGGCCTCGGCTCGATTTCCGAACAGCTTTTGAACACCCGTGCCGATGTCGTTCTGGGCGGCGGCGCCAAGAGCTTTGGCGAAACCGCCCGCGCCGGCGACTGGAAGGACAAGACGCTGTTCGACCAGGCCAAGGAACGCGGCTTCCAAATCGTCAGGACGGCCGACGAGCTCAACGCCCTTAGCGCCGCCGGCAACGACAAGCCGGTGCTCGGCCTGTTCTCGGAAGGCAACATGCCGGTGCGCTGGAAGGGGCCGAAGGCCAGCCGCTACGGCAACATCGAAAAGGAAGCGGTGACCTGCGAGCCGAACGCCGACCGCACCGCCGCCGTGCCGACGCTCGCCGCCATGACCAAGAAGGCCATCGACCTGCTCAAGACCAACGAAAAGGGTTTTTTCCTGCAAGTGGAGGGTGCGTCGATCGACAAGCAGGATCATGAGGCCAACCCCTGCGGCCAGATCGGCGAGACGGTCGATCTCGACGAGGCCGTCCAGGCCGCGCTCGACTTCGCCAAGACCGACGGCAAGACGCTGGTGATCGTCACCGCCGACCACGCCCATGCCAGCCAGATCATCCCGAACGACACCAAGGCGCCCGGCCTCACCCAGGCGCTGAAGACCAAGGACGGCTCGGTGATGTCGGTCAGCTACGGCAATTCAGAAGGCGATTCGCAGGAACACACCGGCGCGCAGCTGCGCGTCGCCGCCTTCGGTCCGCGCGCCGCCAATTTCGCCGGCCTTACCGACCAGACCGACATGTTCTTCACCATCCGCGATGCGCTGAAGCTCGGCAACTGA